GTTTATGAGgtcaaatattgttaaacaaaCCATTAAGAGTATCAGACTTTATtaggaaattaataatttaccaAAGAAATTcacttataatattgtttctgGTAAATGACAATAgaaattctttatatttaagctTTCAAATGGTTCATAAGTTCTTCAACATCTAGTTTAGAGCCGAGGTAACATGGCGCTCGTTGATGTATTGCTGTGGGCTGCAAGTCTAGTATTGGTATGTGGCCATTAGTAGCCACACCTCCAGCCTCCGTTACTATAAAGGACATCGGATTACACTCGTATAGGAGACGTAACTGGAAAGAAATCGATTTATTAtcatataatgaaataattgattattttagttaatttaaccGCTTAactgtaggtttctgagaccaacatttcagtttaaaacatattttgttaaagttgacgatatattttatatagagatttggTGTCAAAAATCCACTGTAAGTCGAACCTGgttaagcgagaaacctcaaTAAGCGAGAGTTATTGTTCAGTCACCATAACCTCCAAAAGTGAGAAACTCAGAGAGAAACCTATcgagagaaaaatatcgcgtcCCCTAGACTCACACTTATACCGATTTGTATTAAGGGTCTATGGTCTAATGGTTAAGGAGTACAGAAATCAGTCACGTAGttgtgggttcgaatcccggtATTTAACAAGTATtagaaatgattaaaaatatattagacaACTATTTCAAACTAATTTATAGTGTCAACAGACTTAATGTTAGTTGAAGTATTTGAGAATAGTTACTTTTCCATTTGGCGAGGACTTTGTGGCGGGATATATGAAGATGCCACCATACTTGATGGTGCGGTGGACGTCAGCCACCATGGAGCCCACATAGCGCGCGCCGTACGCTTTGCCGCTCGCAGGACACTTCTTTGTCTCAATGTAACTCTTCAGACCTTTGTCCCATTCCGCTGAGTAACCTACAAACGTAACAATGTTGTTTGTATGTCGATGTTTGTCAtcaaattttgcaaattaaaaaaccaCTTTCCGGTTACAGATTGagttgaaattttgcatacgTGCGTAAATTGCGTGATCTGATGATAAAGGTGGAAGGTGGACATAGACACTTCGCAATTAAACGTCACAACCTCATCGTATTTGGGCTCGTTTGAATCGTCTTGagggtttttttttcaaaactttcAGTTCTTTTATTTCACGAACGtaataaaagcttgttttaaaaaaaagttttttttgtgaagTTCGATTGCTATGAAATCAacgttgtgtttttttaagtatactACTGCATTTAGAGGACTACAGAAAACTTACCTTTGACCACTTAGGGACTTTGAGTGCAAAAGttagtgaattaaaaaacataattctacaaaatttaaaataattcacgGAACCGTGTCGTAGATGAAAGAGTAAAATAagtagcaaaaataaaaaatacgattCAGTTCAAAAACCAAAAACCatcttgtaaaaaataaattgttaacttCTCTCACCTTCATTAATAGAATAGATGTTCCCCTTTTCAGGTATTTTCATATTAGGGTCTGTGAGTATGAACTCTCCGATGGAGGGGTCGTACATGAAACCGTTAACCCCCTTCCCCCGGCCCAGGGAGAGTACCATCATAGTGGCTGAGCCGTACAACGCGTACCCCGCAGCCACCAGCTCGCGCCCCGGCCGGAGAGCATCTGACTCTGTTGGCTCGCCTGCTGATGTCTTCCTGGAATACGTTGTTATTGTATTCagaaatagtatttattagCATAATAACTGTAGGAAGCTGTGTTTTATGACTTATGTCAGAACTCAACTTTTTAAATGCTCACTAAGGGTGCCATTTAATGCAAGAAAATCTACACAAATggattttctaaattattataatttattagttattctaaattattagttattcCGTGTATGAGAAAtctatattaaagtatttacttataaatacagAAGATAGATCCGACAGACACAAGGCAATCGATGTTGGAAGAGCCGTCGAGAGGATCGAAACACACCACGTACTTGCCTCGTCTCTCGCTTTCCACCTGCACGATACGAAAAATTTAGTGAATAAATCACCGTCAGATTGTGAACGATCGTCAATTTATAATCTGACTAATTTTcacagataatattaaatagtaatagcTTATAACAGGctatatatcaaaatttaaataataacgcATCACCTTTTTTAGTATTGCTCAGATATAGTCGCGAGTTTCCATCGCCGAaacacatgtacaaaaacatgtcgccctttcattatctttgtgAAAATAGAGATGACttgatgtttttgtacagaaaTAAAGAAGTTACACAAATAAAGTCACGATAACGGAGCAAAGTGCATTCCGGGTCGAGGTTCAAAAGACGATGTTTGATATATTGTCAATGTTCAATGTTATcaactatatatttaaagggacctttattataaagacaatagatatatttataaacaaatacaattatgtttttcatACGAAAATTCTCATTTGATAACGACTAACGAAGTCTTCTAAACTAAAGGTGTTAAGGTCAAATTTCACTGTAACTAACTTGTAACACATGTACATTacttagtattatttaaaccaaagataacaatgttttatacaggtgTGTGTACGacagtagttttttttgtgacgATGTGGTCGATAGTTGGTACGCGCTAATTAGTAGATGCTTATTCATACTACTCTTAAAGGCCCCCATGTCATACATGGACGGAAAAACAGATGCTGGCAccttattccaatccttaaCAGTACCTACAAGGATCGATAATTCCAATCTCTTCGTTCAAAGGCGCAGTACATCAACTACAAAATGATGGACTCCCAGCTTATATCCTGTAATTTTTTGACATAATAACAACTAGTACATTATCGATTAAGTTTTATACTTTACTATACTGACCTGTATAACAGAAGAGTTTTCCTCTGAAACCAGTAGACATGTTGTGAATGATGATTTGAGAACGTTGATAAACAGGTCATTTGATAATACGTCTAGTTTCTTCACTTGCTCGCCTTGGACATTAGTATCACCTGAGATTCCAtgcctaaataaaaaaatgctgaTCACgtacttattatttacttttattttaaattgattatgttCAGCGATCGAAATCGTTTACTGGCTACAAACAGATCTAAGTGTATTTTGAAAACTAATCCTACGCTTAGGGGATAAACAATACCTTAATGACTATGAAGAGTGAGTGCGACAGTGACCTATAAAAATTTCCTAAATACTAGTATATAttcaatagtaataaaaacattatacttACTTCAAAATAATACAGTTTTACTCACAGTTTAGCGATTCCAGCTTTCCTCACAGCGGACTGTATGGCCTTGACTGctgtttgtattgaattaaGAAGGTAAGTCAGGTCGCCTGTGGCTTCAGGGGC
Above is a window of Papilio machaon chromosome 20, ilPapMach1.1, whole genome shotgun sequence DNA encoding:
- the LOC106710065 gene encoding fructose-1,6-bisphosphatase 1, with the protein product MSQQGPAFDVNAMTLTRWVLTQQRTAPEATGDLTYLLNSIQTAVKAIQSAVRKAGIAKLHGISGDTNVQGEQVKKLDVLSNDLFINVLKSSFTTCLLVSEENSSVIQVESERRGKYVVCFDPLDGSSNIDCLVSVGSIFCIYKKTSAGEPTESDALRPGRELVAAGYALYGSATMMVLSLGRGKGVNGFMYDPSIGEFILTDPNMKIPEKGNIYSINEGYSAEWDKGLKSYIETKKCPASGKAYGARYVGSMVADVHRTIKYGGIFIYPATKSSPNGKLRLLYECNPMSFIVTEAGGVATNGHIPILDLQPTAIHQRAPCYLGSKLDVEELMNHLKA